A section of the Malus sylvestris chromosome 17, drMalSylv7.2, whole genome shotgun sequence genome encodes:
- the LOC126611989 gene encoding uncharacterized protein LOC126611989, translating into MKLWEEKLEPPEVCTDRAIQWWLEFTKTTNASREQESRLRNTPRWIVLPQRRLKMNIDGSWNAGRLVAGFGAISKDFNGCFVAATTGRFDDVSSPLIPEAMAVRAGLQWAIDRGYHSLIIETDSLQIVQALRDPTLNSSIIGQVAEDCKALLNTITKANITHIRRNANIDAHCLAKVGLSLIQSCEWFGSPPSILTDILVEDCT; encoded by the coding sequence ATGAAACTTTGGGAGGAAAAACTGGAACCACCTGAGGTATGCACTGATCGAGCCATCCAATGGTGGCTGGAGTTTACAAAGACCACAAACGCAAGCCGGGAGCAGGAGAGCAGGTTGAGGAACACCCCTAGATGGATCGTCCTACCCCAGAGACGACTCAAGATGAATATTGATGGGTCCTGGAATGCAGGAAGACTTGTTGCTGGTTTCGGTGCCATTAGCAAGGACTTTAATGGGTGTTTTGTGGCTGCTACTACTGGAAGATTTGATGATGTATCCTCCCCATTGATCCCGGAAGCTATGGCAGTAAGGGCAGGTTTGCAATGGGCGATTGACAGGGGTTATCATTCCCTTATTATTGAAACAGACTCACTTCAGATTGTTCAGGCACTGAGAGATCCTACTCTCAATTCGTCTATCATTGGACAAGTTGCAGAGGATTGCAAAGCGCTGCTCAACACAATCACTAAAGCAAATATCACCCACATTCGTCGCAACGCAAATATAGATGCTCACTGCCTGGCAAAAGTCGGACTATCTCTAATACAAAGTTGTGAATGGTTTGGTTCTCCACCTAGTATTTTAACTGATATACTTGTAGAGGACTGTACTTAA